One Leptospira barantonii genomic window, CGTGCAATTTGAGACTTACCATCTTATCGACTTTTCTCATATATCTTTTGTATTGAAGAATGATCTGTCTTTGTTTGTTATAAGGCAACGGATTGGCCGCGTCGTGCAATTTTGAGGTTACACTCGCGGGAACGGGTTGAATCGGATTATCGGGCCAAAGAAAATCCGTATCGTGACTGGAAAAGAATTCCAAAAGAATTTCGCTGTTGTTGTTCGGAGTTCTTTTACCGTCTCCTAAGAAAGTCGGACCTTTCGGAGAATTGTTAATGAGACGTCGCATCTCTCGGATAAAAACTTCTCCCTTAGCGTTCGTTCTTTTGAACTGAAGAATGATTTTCTCCAAGGATTGTCCGTCCGTTCCGGGATAAATATAAATTCTAGATTGGTAAAGATAAGTCTTCGGATAATCCGCAAAGGATTGACCAAGACCCAAGTCGAGCTCGAGGTATTGTTTGTTTTCTTTATCTTGAAACAAAAACTTCGCGGCTTCACGAGGTTCGTCCTCGATATAACGAAGCGCTTTTTTATACGTTTCGTTTCCGAGAAGATTATTGATTTTTAAAATATTCCCGGCGATCGAAGCGTGAAGATTGTCCACTTCTATATCCGTAAAACCGCCCTTACGTACGGCTTCAATCTGTTTCATTTCTTCCTTTTCTTCGAGAGTTAAAACCTTGTTAGGTGCGGCTCCCAATCCAACTAAGGAAAGAATTGTCAGAAATGATAAAATACGGATGTTCATAGATTTACCCTTATTCAGATTATCGAAATTCTGATCCCCCGTTCTTGATTTTACAAACTAAAAAAATTCGGGAAATTATGACTCGTTATTATAGATTCAACGGTTTTTTTGAGGAAGAGTTAAAAGCCTCCTCGATCGCTCCCGAAAGATTGGATTTGAAGAATCGATCTCTGGAAAATCTATTCTTCCTTTTTCAATCGATTCGAGATCCAGCTTCTACGATGTTCTTAAGCGAAGTTCCCGATTCGAGTTGGATGGATTTTTGGAAGTCCAGAGGAATTCGCTTCTGCGATTTTCGGATTTTGATACGAAATTCGAAGAAGATTTTGCAAGCCTCCCCCGTCGACCCAGTTCGCATTTGGGAAGAATGGGGATCCGTTTCCGATTTGAACGACAACGGTGAAATTCTTTATTCTCCAGAGAAAGCGGATCTTTCGAAGAAATTGAATTCTAAAATTCTTTTGTCACGTTGGAAGTCGGAACACGGATTTCAGGATGTTCCGGGAAGAATTCTGGAGAATCTTTCGCATTTGGCGGATTTGTTTTCAGAATGGTCGGAACTACGTCTGGAAAAGATCGTTCTCAAACCTTATTTCAGTTTTTCGGGAAGACATAAAATTCTTAAGTTCCATTCTTTGAGCGTTGGAGATCCTACAAACTTTGATTTAGAAACGGATTCTTCTTGGTTTCCTTGCGTCGCCGAACCTTGGTTTGAAAGAACGTATGATTTTTCGTGCCTCTATGATTTTTCTGCCGGAGTTCCGACCTTTTCCGGAAGCACGATTCAGATCTGCGACGAAAAAGGAAAATACAACGGCGCCTATCTTCCTACCGAAAAGGAATCGAATCTTCTTTCTTCACACCTAGAACCCGTTACAAAAGAATTAGCCCAAACCTTTTCACCGGAATACAAAGGCCCCGTTGCAATCGACGGTTTTGAGTTCTATTCTCAAAATTCAAAAAAAATCCAAAGAATCAGCGAAGCAAACTATCGTTGGTCTATGGGAAGAATTCTTCTCGAGTTTTCGAAATTCGAGATTCTCCAAGAAACAAAAAAAGAATTCCGCGAGAACCTTTCGATTCTCCCCTTACCCTTAAAACGATCCATACCGGAATATTCGAAATCGATATCAACTTGGGGCAGAACTCAAGGAGTGGAAATTCTTCCTTTGACGCCGGACCGATACGCTTCCGGGAAACAGTACGGTGCTTCCTGGATTCTTCTCAGCTTTTTGGAAGATTCTCGGGAAACGACTCGGGAACGAATTCAAAAGTTTTATTCCGAATGGAGGAAACGGATTCTCCATTGAAATGTACTTGAGGCTTTTTCAGACCTTGTCAAGATGTCCTACAGGTCGCGGTTTACCGCCCGGAAAACCATCCGCATTCTCTGCGGTCCACATTCAGGATATAAAATGGAACTGTTTTTAAACTACTCTCTTTATGTAATCGTTAGCATCGGGTTTCTAATCCCTTTTACCGGATTTGTAGTCGGAGCCGGAGCGATCGTAAACGCAACTCTCGCGGGATTTGCGGTTAACTTCCTCTCTCAGATTTTAGAGGAAAATAAACTCAACGACTTTATCTCTCGTAACAAAGACAACAAACTCGGCAAAGCTCTTCAAGACGCGGTTTTAAAAGGCCAAGAAAAATTGAAAGGCGCACCGGCTCCTGTGGCTCACGCTGAAGAAAGTCATGGCGCTCACCACATCATTTCCGTAAAAACCTACTCACTCATTTTCGCTACTCTGATCTTCTTTACCTTCGTAACCGTTTGGGTTGCGGGAATCGACTTCGGAGCTATGAACGTTATCATCGCGATGGCAGTTGCTACGATGAAAGCTTCTTTGGTTCTTGGTTACTTCATGCACCTTAAATACGATACGGTGATGAACCGAGTGATCTTTGGATCCGGCTTCCTGTTCCTTCTTCTTCTGTTCGGATTTTCCGCGGCGGACATCTTTACAAGATTCAAGGTTTTGATCTCTTTCGCGTTCTAAACTAATCGTAATTATACGATATTTGAAAAGCCGGTTTTATGCCGGCTTTTTTATTTTCGGCGTAGAGCTCCATCCGCGTTCGCGCGGTGATTCGTCCTTAAAAAGAGAAAGTTCGTTCTCCAATACCTCTTATTTCAATATTCCCGAATTAAATTGACTGGCTTTTTTTATCTAAGCGATTAATCTTTCCAATTCTTAGGAGCATTCATCGTATGAAGCAAAATCCAATTCGTATTCTATCGATCTTCATCGTATTAGCGTTTGTACTTCTCGCTTGTAAAAAGGAACACGCACTAGATCCAAATGCAAAGATAGTTCAAATCCCTTCGCTCGGTCTTGGACTCGACTACGACGGTTGGCAATTTAACGATAACCCGAGCTTAATCAATCAAGCCGAGAAGATTGCGGCCGAATCCGACAATTCCGGCACGATGAAAAAGGCATTGGATGTCGCGGGAATCAACTTCTTTCTTTTTGAATATGCGCAAGGAACACCGGAAGCGGCGCAGTTTAATACGAACATCAATTATACGATGGAAGATCTTTCCAAACAACCGAGAGAGATAAGCCTAGACGATTACGTTTCCGCAGTAACCGGTTTGTATCCTACCGTATTTCAAAAATATGAAATGATCAACCCTCCGAAAAAATCGAAAATCCACGGTATGGAAACCGTTCTTTTGGAAAGTAGATTCGAACAATCAGTCGGCGGAAAAAGTCTGAAGATCCACAACTATCAAAGAGTTTTTATCGTGGATAAAAAGGCTCACGTCTTTACGGGAACTTTTTTGGATAAGGACGCGCAGTCCAAAGGACCGAAGGTCCTGGAAGTTTTAGGAAAGTTCGTTAAACTTTAAAGCCAAAATCGGGATTATTATTAGCCGAACGGAAAGAGAAATAGTTTCAAAGTTTCACTTTCCGTTCAAGTCTAATAGCATCGCTCCTGTTTTTCCATTTGGCAAAGTTAAAAATCCGAGTCCACCCAGATACAATTTAAGTTCATAACTTCCTGAACTCGTGAGAAATTCAATAGTACACCAAGGCGAATAATGCCAATTTTTTAATATTTCATCCTTCGGTTGAATCGGTTCGGCCTTATCAAATAAGGTTAAAAACTTACGTTTATCCAGCAGTTTATTGTTATTAAAAACATAATTGATTCTTAATGCCAATACGTCACGAGCCGTCGGTAATTTTTCTATAAAAATAAGATTCGGATGAATGCTCATACTTGCTTGTGAAAACAAACTGCCGCTTATCAATAATATTATAATCGTAATTTTAAGTCGACAGATTGTTTTCATATACAATAGATCATTCAAAATACATTCAATTTTTATTTAGTGTTAGTAACTTCATGTGAAGCAGTTACATCACGCATTCGAAGGACGTCAACTGGTCAAATAAAGCACACGTTATAGTGATTCTCTAAAAGGAATTCCCATTCTTTTAAGAATTTCTTTAGCCCGATTTTGAAATTCAATTTCTTCTTCGGGCGTGAACGGGCCGAAAATTCCTTTTTTAAATCGATCCGATAAGGCGATGTATTCCAAACAACCGGCCACGCTGAAAACGGGTTTGGCCTTACCTTCAAAGATTTTTAATTCTCCATTCTTTTGAATGACCATTGCGCCGGGCGGAATTTTTTTTCCTCCACGGATCATACAACCGGCCATCACCATCGCACCGTCTCCGATTTCGGCTTCGTCCAAAACGATCGTTCCGATTCCGATCAAACAACCGCGACCGATTTTACAACCGTGTAACATCGCATTGTGACCGACTAACGTATAATCTCCGATCGTAATCCCTCTGCTCGAATCGGTATGAAGAGTAGTATTGTCCTGAATGTTAACACCTTCTCCCAAAACGATACGATTCATATCCGCGCGAACCACGGCCCCAGGCCAAAGGGAAGAATATGGACCCATTTCCACGAGACCGATCGCAGTCGCCTGCGGATGAATGAATGCGGTTTCGTGAATATTCATTTTTTATTATCTAAGAACGAATCCGTTTTTTCCCGCCAGAGAAACGAGTTGATCGGAGATTTCTTTGATTCTTTCCTGCGTGAACGTTTTTTCGTAGTTCACCAATCGGAAACGATAACTCACGGATCTTTTTCCCTCCGGAACGTTTCCGCCCGCAAACTGAGAATACACCCAACCTTCTTGTAGTTCCGGGATACTTTCCTTTTTCACGAGATCTGTAAACACGTTCGTATTCTCCTTTTCTCCGATCAAAATCGAAAGATCGATTTCCGCCTCGGGGAATTGAGAAGGCGCCACAAAACGGGAAACCTTGCGGTTCGCGTTCCAGAGTTCAACAAGGGATTCGAATTCAAAAGAACCGTATACGGTTCTTTTTTTAAGTTCGAACAAATCCAAAACCGCCGGATGAACATAACCTATGTTTCCGATCTTCTTAGAGTTCACGATCAAAGATAAACTCGCGCCCGGATGAAAGATCGCTTCGGGTTTGGTTTCCCAAGTATAATCAAAAATCTTAATGGAGTT contains:
- a CDS encoding LIC13212 family protein, producing the protein MNIRILSFLTILSLVGLGAAPNKVLTLEEKEEMKQIEAVRKGGFTDIEVDNLHASIAGNILKINNLLGNETYKKALRYIEDEPREAAKFLFQDKENKQYLELDLGLGQSFADYPKTYLYQSRIYIYPGTDGQSLEKIILQFKRTNAKGEVFIREMRRLINNSPKGPTFLGDGKRTPNNNSEILLEFFSSHDTDFLWPDNPIQPVPASVTSKLHDAANPLPYNKQRQIILQYKRYMRKVDKMVSLKLHAMELDQKRMISKMLEFR
- a CDS encoding cytochrome C oxidase subunit IV family protein, yielding MELFLNYSLYVIVSIGFLIPFTGFVVGAGAIVNATLAGFAVNFLSQILEENKLNDFISRNKDNKLGKALQDAVLKGQEKLKGAPAPVAHAEESHGAHHIISVKTYSLIFATLIFFTFVTVWVAGIDFGAMNVIIAMAVATMKASLVLGYFMHLKYDTVMNRVIFGSGFLFLLLLFGFSAADIFTRFKVLISFAF
- a CDS encoding LIC_13215 family putative lipoprotein, which translates into the protein MKQNPIRILSIFIVLAFVLLACKKEHALDPNAKIVQIPSLGLGLDYDGWQFNDNPSLINQAEKIAAESDNSGTMKKALDVAGINFFLFEYAQGTPEAAQFNTNINYTMEDLSKQPREISLDDYVSAVTGLYPTVFQKYEMINPPKKSKIHGMETVLLESRFEQSVGGKSLKIHNYQRVFIVDKKAHVFTGTFLDKDAQSKGPKVLEVLGKFVKL
- a CDS encoding gamma carbonic anhydrase family protein, with amino-acid sequence MNIHETAFIHPQATAIGLVEMGPYSSLWPGAVVRADMNRIVLGEGVNIQDNTTLHTDSSRGITIGDYTLVGHNAMLHGCKIGRGCLIGIGTIVLDEAEIGDGAMVMAGCMIRGGKKIPPGAMVIQKNGELKIFEGKAKPVFSVAGCLEYIALSDRFKKGIFGPFTPEEEIEFQNRAKEILKRMGIPFRESL